The proteins below are encoded in one region of Desertifilum tharense IPPAS B-1220:
- a CDS encoding sensor histidine kinase, translating into MTRQSLILIVEDNPTNARVLFDVLEAAGFRVLLAQSGESALEKLSAITPHLILLDVMMPGMDGFETCRRLKAAQATQAIPVIFMTALTETADKVKAFALGAVDYITKPIQQEEVLARVNVHLRLQTLNQELQDLNQHLEQQVIQRTVELSSALEQLQQSQLHLVNSEKMSALGQMVAGVAHEINNPVGFLTGNLQPAFNYVEDLLSLIDLYQTKYPQPDSEIEQHIETIDLAFVREDLPSLLTSMKEGIGRIASISNSLRTFSRTDCNRQAAFNLHEGLDSTLMILGHRLKATANHPEIKAVKHYGNLPLVECYPGQLNQVFMNILSNAIDALDEQNQQRAPEEIQANPSQIQIWTEVYQPGWVKVRILDNGPGLSPEARSHLFDPFFTTKPVGKGTGLGLSISSQIVTQKHGGRLYCNSTPGKGTEFVIEIPIQPSVPLSAAAPVRGNARS; encoded by the coding sequence AATTGTGGAAGACAATCCCACGAATGCCCGCGTCCTATTTGATGTCCTAGAGGCGGCCGGGTTTCGGGTTTTGTTAGCTCAATCGGGAGAGAGTGCTTTAGAAAAACTGAGTGCGATTACTCCCCATTTGATTTTGTTAGATGTAATGATGCCGGGAATGGACGGGTTTGAAACCTGCCGTCGCCTCAAAGCGGCGCAAGCCACTCAAGCCATTCCGGTGATTTTTATGACGGCTCTAACCGAAACTGCTGATAAGGTGAAAGCCTTTGCATTGGGGGCCGTCGATTACATTACGAAGCCCATCCAACAAGAAGAAGTATTAGCGCGCGTTAACGTGCATTTGCGCTTGCAAACCCTTAATCAAGAATTGCAGGATTTAAATCAACATCTAGAGCAACAGGTGATTCAACGCACGGTTGAACTATCATCAGCGCTTGAACAACTTCAGCAATCTCAGTTGCATTTGGTCAATAGCGAGAAAATGTCGGCTTTGGGGCAAATGGTGGCAGGTGTTGCCCATGAAATTAATAATCCTGTAGGCTTTTTGACGGGGAACTTACAGCCGGCCTTCAATTATGTTGAGGATTTATTGAGCCTGATTGATTTGTACCAAACAAAGTATCCCCAACCCGATTCGGAGATCGAACAGCATATTGAAACCATCGATCTCGCGTTTGTGCGCGAAGATCTACCCAGTTTGCTGACTTCTATGAAGGAAGGAATAGGGCGGATTGCCAGTATTAGCAATAGCCTGCGGACGTTTTCGCGCACAGATTGCAATCGTCAAGCTGCGTTTAATCTGCATGAGGGATTAGATAGTACGTTGATGATTTTGGGGCATCGCTTGAAGGCTACAGCAAATCACCCTGAAATTAAAGCGGTTAAGCATTATGGCAACTTACCGTTGGTGGAATGCTATCCGGGGCAACTCAATCAGGTTTTTATGAATATTTTGAGCAATGCCATTGATGCGTTAGACGAGCAAAATCAACAGCGCGCGCCGGAAGAGATCCAGGCGAATCCCAGTCAGATTCAGATTTGGACTGAAGTTTATCAACCCGGTTGGGTGAAAGTCCGCATTCTGGATAATGGGCCGGGATTATCTCCAGAAGCGCGATCGCACTTGTTCGATCCCTTCTTTACGACTAAACCTGTCGGGAAAGGAACGGGGTTAGGGCTATCGATTAGTTCTCAAATTGTCACGCAAAAACATGGAGGAAGGCTTTACTGCAACTCAACGCCAGGAAAGGGTACAGAATTTGTAATTGAAATTCCCATACAGCCTTCTGTACCGCTGTCTGCTGCTGCACCGGTTCGCGGTAACGCCCGCAGTTAA
- a CDS encoding cell wall metabolism sensor histidine kinase WalK has translation MFHRSRRNLARWFTWSMGSILVSFASAVYCIEVQDQLTSFDQALLDKIQVMAASVEYRYHRGNWELNLEHVPLLGSNSLPLDSNLVYARWYNERGQLVQFVGAFPSEQLEEQPTFQTIRLSEESSELLRQVTFPVTHHQILIGYLQVAISLSPVQEAIAQMRLFLSVGVPVALGAITLTGWYLGGRAMYPIRNAYDHLQRFTANASHELRSPLSAILSNAQVGLILPMGDGQIQRDRLSQIVKTAKEMSQLVDQLLFLSRSTEYLSPEVLKQFDFGVWLENLAVDYAPKLEAQQLQLQTQFPLIPVLICADPDLLRQAIVNLLDNACKYTPAGGQVCLRLSTSVRFATLEIADNGIGIPPGDLPHIFERFYRVDSARNPETGGFGLGLSIVDQIVKVHRGQIRVSSTVNRGTTFTLEFPLL, from the coding sequence ATGTTTCATCGTTCTCGCCGCAATTTAGCTCGCTGGTTTACCTGGTCGATGGGGAGTATTTTGGTATCGTTTGCGAGTGCGGTTTATTGTATTGAAGTGCAGGATCAACTGACCTCGTTTGACCAAGCGCTGTTAGATAAAATTCAAGTGATGGCAGCCAGCGTTGAGTATCGCTACCATCGGGGAAATTGGGAATTAAATTTAGAACATGTGCCGCTGTTAGGCAGTAATTCGCTGCCTTTGGATAGTAACTTAGTCTATGCCCGTTGGTATAACGAGCGAGGGCAGTTAGTGCAGTTTGTGGGGGCGTTTCCTTCAGAACAGCTTGAGGAACAACCCACGTTTCAGACCATTCGCCTGTCGGAAGAGAGTTCTGAGTTATTGCGTCAAGTGACGTTTCCGGTGACGCATCATCAAATTTTAATTGGATATTTGCAGGTGGCGATTTCTTTATCTCCGGTGCAAGAGGCGATCGCCCAAATGCGATTATTCTTATCGGTAGGCGTCCCGGTGGCGTTGGGTGCTATTACCCTGACGGGTTGGTATTTGGGGGGAAGAGCAATGTACCCGATCCGCAACGCCTACGATCATCTGCAACGATTTACGGCTAATGCCTCTCACGAATTGCGATCGCCTTTATCGGCAATTTTGAGCAATGCTCAGGTGGGTTTAATTTTACCGATGGGGGATGGGCAAATTCAGCGCGATCGCCTCTCGCAAATTGTGAAGACGGCGAAGGAGATGAGTCAGCTTGTCGATCAACTGCTGTTTTTGTCGCGTTCGACAGAGTATTTATCGCCAGAGGTTCTCAAGCAATTCGATTTTGGGGTTTGGTTGGAAAACTTAGCGGTAGATTATGCCCCAAAACTAGAAGCCCAACAGTTACAATTGCAGACTCAATTTCCCTTAATACCGGTCTTGATTTGTGCCGATCCGGATCTATTGCGGCAGGCGATTGTTAACTTGCTCGATAATGCCTGTAAGTATACGCCAGCGGGCGGTCAGGTTTGTTTGCGACTCTCGACATCGGTTCGTTTCGCTACCCTGGAAATTGCGGATAATGGGATTGGCATTCCGCCAGGGGATTTACCCCATATTTTTGAACGCTTTTATCGGGTAGATTCGGCTCGCAATCCGGAAACGGGGGGATTTGGTCTGGGCCTATCGATTGTCGATCAAATTGTCAAGGTTCATCGCGGTCAAATTCGGGTAAGTTCTACGGTAAATCGAGGCACCACATTTACCTTAGAATTCCCTTTGCTGTAG
- a CDS encoding Tab2/Atab2 family RNA-binding protein, whose product MSRIWQVDIYRSPQKNGPPFWELLICDATRQLTYEARCLQSEVNQAWLISQLQQAAATLPEVIQVFRPVAYNLLEGVGKPLGIEIEPTRQTLALKQWLIERSAPGSSPLALDKPPPLPLPENLWGDRWRFASLAAGDLVEAFSARPIPIRHLPEALLPLNLGLASTVPIPGAVIDGGRQSMRLARWLQEVRPAALNYIPGEPDGLILEAGLVDRWVLETFSDRQVAAAGQTFLQRQQASLGLHFLLVQPDDSGMTYTGFWLLQREF is encoded by the coding sequence ATGTCTCGAATTTGGCAAGTAGATATTTATCGGTCGCCTCAAAAGAACGGACCGCCGTTCTGGGAATTGCTGATTTGCGATGCCACCCGCCAGTTGACCTATGAGGCGCGCTGTCTTCAGTCGGAGGTGAATCAAGCGTGGTTAATCTCGCAGTTGCAACAAGCGGCGGCGACTCTGCCGGAGGTGATTCAGGTGTTTCGCCCGGTTGCGTACAATCTTTTAGAAGGGGTAGGCAAGCCGTTAGGCATTGAGATTGAACCGACGCGGCAAACTCTGGCTTTAAAGCAATGGTTAATAGAACGATCTGCACCGGGTTCTTCCCCTTTAGCTTTGGATAAACCCCCCCCTTTGCCCTTACCCGAAAATCTTTGGGGCGATCGCTGGCGGTTTGCAAGTCTGGCAGCAGGCGATCTGGTTGAAGCGTTTAGCGCGCGTCCCATTCCCATTCGCCACCTACCTGAAGCGTTATTGCCCTTAAATTTAGGGTTGGCTTCTACGGTTCCGATTCCAGGTGCAGTCATTGATGGCGGCCGTCAGTCCATGCGTTTGGCGCGGTGGCTGCAAGAAGTGCGTCCAGCGGCGTTAAATTATATCCCTGGGGAACCGGATGGGTTAATTTTAGAGGCGGGATTAGTCGATCGTTGGGTGCTGGAAACGTTTAGCGATCGCCAAGTTGCGGCGGCGGGTCAAACTTTTCTCCAACGCCAACAAGCCAGTCTGGGATTGCACTTTCTCCTCGTACAACCGGACGATTCTGGCATGACTTATACCGGATTTTGGCTATTGCAACGAGAATTTTAA
- a CDS encoding alr0857 family protein, whose protein sequence is MLKLTYTETGFYLERLAQPLEEWVTTRVLVALRAGTRFTVEPSTAAFLLPADLPHLAQLQLEARREDEAIAFSVCDADYIEVSLKGTWLTCNPQGEEGIFVVAMSDRTEFFLSKLWQDSLTYASAIE, encoded by the coding sequence ATGTTAAAACTGACCTATACAGAAACCGGATTTTACCTGGAACGTTTAGCGCAACCGTTGGAAGAATGGGTGACGACGCGAGTCTTGGTGGCGTTGCGCGCCGGAACCCGCTTTACGGTAGAACCGAGTACGGCGGCGTTTTTGCTCCCTGCGGATTTACCGCACTTGGCTCAGTTGCAACTCGAAGCCCGTCGCGAAGATGAAGCGATCGCGTTTTCGGTTTGCGATGCCGATTATATTGAAGTCTCTTTGAAAGGAACCTGGCTGACTTGCAATCCTCAAGGGGAAGAAGGCATCTTTGTAGTGGCAATGAGCGATCGCACGGAGTTCTTTTTATCCAAGCTCTGGCAAGATTCTTTAACCTACGCCTCAGCGATTGAATAA
- the ureA gene encoding urease subunit gamma: MQLTPQEKDKLLIFTAALLAERRKDKGLKLNYPEAVSYISAAILEGAREGRTVAELMNYGTTLLSRADVMEGIPEMLLEVQVEATFPDGTKLVTVHNPIR, translated from the coding sequence ATGCAACTTACTCCCCAAGAAAAAGACAAACTCCTAATTTTTACCGCTGCGCTTTTAGCAGAAAGACGCAAAGACAAAGGACTGAAATTAAACTATCCAGAAGCCGTATCCTATATCTCCGCAGCCATTCTCGAAGGTGCAAGAGAGGGAAGAACCGTCGCCGAACTAATGAATTATGGCACCACCCTGCTGTCGCGAGCCGATGTCATGGAAGGCATCCCCGAAATGTTACTTGAAGTGCAAGTTGAAGCCACCTTTCCCGACGGCACGAAATTAGTGACTGTTCATAACCCGATTCGCTAA
- a CDS encoding UPF0175 family protein produces the protein MKIAIELPDDIANQLELVDASRRVLELIAADRYRQGHIGAAEVRRILNFSSRWETYEFLKREKASLPYTEDDLEQDIKAIDNLLTTE, from the coding sequence GTGAAGATCGCGATTGAACTTCCCGATGACATAGCCAATCAACTAGAACTCGTCGATGCTTCCCGCCGAGTTCTAGAACTTATCGCAGCCGATCGCTATCGTCAAGGGCATATTGGAGCCGCTGAAGTCCGACGAATACTTAACTTTTCTTCTCGTTGGGAAACCTACGAATTTCTTAAGCGCGAAAAAGCGTCTCTACCCTATACTGAAGACGATTTAGAGCAGGATATCAAAGCCATTGACAATCTTTTGACCACAGAATGA
- the rppA gene encoding two-component system response regulator RppA — MRLLLVEDDPAQLDPLHLVLSEVGHVVDAVTDAETAQWLIEQKDYDLLILDWMLPKISGVSLCHQYRSAGKTAPVLMLTAKDTTIDKVTALDAGADDYLVKPVDVVELLARVRALGRRSPQWIGDTLSIANLHLHLTTLKVERQQTQVQLSGRESQLLEYFLRRPYQVLTREQIELALWEWGTEPESNAVASQVRRLRQRLQAVEASDWIETIYGVGYRLSPPPQSA; from the coding sequence ATGAGACTTTTACTGGTAGAAGATGACCCAGCACAACTCGACCCTCTTCATCTAGTTTTATCAGAAGTTGGCCATGTCGTGGATGCCGTGACCGACGCTGAAACCGCCCAGTGGTTAATTGAACAAAAAGATTACGATTTGTTGATTCTCGATTGGATGCTCCCTAAAATTAGCGGCGTGAGTTTGTGCCATCAATATCGCTCGGCGGGAAAAACGGCACCCGTTTTGATGCTGACGGCCAAAGATACCACCATTGATAAAGTCACGGCATTGGATGCTGGGGCCGATGATTATTTAGTGAAACCTGTGGATGTGGTGGAATTGTTGGCCCGCGTGCGTGCTTTGGGACGGCGATCGCCTCAATGGATTGGCGATACCCTGAGTATTGCCAATTTGCATCTTCACCTAACGACGCTGAAAGTGGAACGCCAACAAACCCAAGTGCAACTTTCAGGCCGCGAAAGTCAATTGTTAGAGTATTTTTTGCGCCGTCCCTACCAAGTCCTGACTCGCGAACAAATTGAGTTAGCCTTATGGGAATGGGGAACCGAACCCGAAAGCAATGCAGTCGCCAGTCAAGTCCGACGCTTGCGCCAACGCTTGCAAGCCGTAGAAGCCAGCGATTGGATTGAAACCATCTATGGGGTAGGCTATCGCCTCTCTCCACCGCCTCAGTCAGCGTAG
- a CDS encoding urease accessory protein UreD has product MTHIPSSGWHARLQLGFTDNQGKTEFHCGQSQAPLKVQRPFYPEGNRICHSAILHTAGGVVGGDRLEIDLDLAPQAHALVTTVAASKIYRSLGSTAQQAIAIAIASQAVLEWLPQETILFNGADFRTQTRVNLAPGAVFLGWDLTRLGRTARGERFSQGQWRSQLEVWQNGLPLWIDRSGLTGGSPLLESPYGLAGQPVIGTLVWLGKSLDALEMKALRELEIVNFHDFCQVGMTFLPDGLICRYRGRSTTEAKRWFITIWRHLRRQTWGLDTQPSRLWPV; this is encoded by the coding sequence ATGACTCACATTCCTTCCTCCGGCTGGCACGCTCGCTTGCAACTGGGCTTTACCGATAACCAGGGCAAAACTGAATTTCATTGCGGGCAATCTCAGGCTCCCCTGAAGGTTCAGCGTCCTTTTTATCCGGAGGGAAATCGGATCTGCCACAGCGCCATTCTTCATACGGCGGGGGGTGTGGTTGGGGGCGATCGCCTTGAGATCGATCTGGATTTAGCCCCCCAAGCTCATGCGCTGGTGACAACGGTCGCGGCGAGTAAAATTTATCGCAGCTTAGGGTCAACGGCCCAGCAAGCGATCGCGATCGCCATTGCTTCCCAAGCGGTGCTAGAGTGGTTGCCTCAAGAAACAATTCTTTTCAATGGGGCTGATTTTCGCACTCAGACTCGCGTAAACTTAGCCCCCGGTGCTGTATTTCTGGGCTGGGATTTAACCCGCTTGGGCCGGACGGCACGCGGCGAACGGTTTAGCCAAGGTCAATGGCGATCGCAGCTTGAAGTTTGGCAAAATGGCCTTCCCTTGTGGATAGACCGTTCTGGACTCACTGGGGGTTCTCCCCTGCTGGAAAGTCCCTACGGTTTGGCTGGACAACCCGTAATCGGGACGCTAGTCTGGTTAGGGAAAAGCCTGGATGCGTTGGAAATGAAGGCGTTGAGGGAATTAGAAATCGTGAATTTTCATGACTTTTGTCAGGTAGGGATGACTTTTCTACCTGACGGTCTAATTTGTCGCTATCGCGGTCGCTCGACGACGGAGGCTAAACGCTGGTTTATTACGATTTGGCGTCATTTGCGCCGCCAAACCTGGGGTCTTGACACTCAACCGTCAAGATTATGGCCAGTCTAG
- a CDS encoding DUF3368 domain-containing protein codes for MIIVSNTSPINYLILIGQIDLLPKLFRQIVIPQVVYSELSDPEAPSLVRTWIVTPPDWLKIQSVSQDSDTIVDLLDPGERAAILLAQELNADLVLLDDMKARRAAKDKGLSITGILGILDRAATQKLIDLPAIVQSLQNTSFWASDSLFQRLLDRHS; via the coding sequence ATGATTATTGTGTCCAACACCTCCCCAATCAACTACCTGATTCTGATTGGGCAGATCGACTTGTTACCTAAATTGTTTCGGCAGATCGTCATTCCCCAGGTAGTCTATAGCGAACTATCCGATCCTGAAGCTCCAAGCCTCGTCCGAACTTGGATCGTAACTCCACCCGACTGGCTTAAAATTCAGTCTGTCAGCCAAGATTCGGATACGATCGTTGATTTGCTCGATCCTGGAGAACGTGCAGCTATTCTTCTAGCCCAAGAACTCAATGCTGACTTAGTTTTGCTAGATGACATGAAAGCACGACGCGCTGCGAAAGACAAAGGTTTGAGTATTACAGGTATCCTCGGAATTCTGGATAGAGCAGCAACTCAGAAGCTCATCGATCTACCTGCTATCGTCCAAAGCCTTCAAAACACATCTTTTTGGGCATCCGATAGCTTATTTCAAAGGCTGTTAGATAGGCACAGCTAA
- a CDS encoding urease subunit beta, producing the protein MIPGEIIPASGEIELNAGRPILTVTVANTGDRPIQVGSHFHFFEVNAALSFDREATKGMRLDIPAGTAVRFEPGDEKPVTLVPFVGSRQVYGFNARINGALD; encoded by the coding sequence ATGATTCCAGGAGAAATTATCCCCGCATCGGGTGAAATTGAGCTGAACGCGGGACGACCCATTCTAACAGTAACTGTTGCCAATACCGGCGATCGCCCGATTCAAGTCGGTTCTCACTTTCACTTCTTTGAGGTCAACGCCGCCCTCAGCTTCGACCGAGAAGCCACCAAAGGGATGCGCCTCGACATTCCCGCCGGTACCGCCGTGCGTTTTGAACCCGGAGACGAAAAACCCGTTACCCTCGTCCCCTTTGTCGGCAGCCGCCAGGTTTACGGCTTCAACGCCAGAATCAACGGTGCCTTAGACTAA
- a CDS encoding pentapeptide repeat-containing protein yields the protein MKFKILTTAALLFTLGVAVPVRAENPDHVRQLLETNLCSGCDLSGADLKGAHLIGADLRGANLAGADLSNANLEGADLTGANLQDAVMISSFLNSADLKSANLTGVDLTEANLIHADLQGADLTDADLSGVTLLETDLQPELINQ from the coding sequence ATGAAATTCAAAATTCTCACTACAGCAGCACTTCTTTTTACCCTGGGTGTCGCGGTGCCTGTTAGAGCAGAAAATCCAGATCACGTCAGACAATTGTTAGAAACCAATCTCTGCTCTGGGTGCGATCTCAGCGGGGCCGACCTTAAGGGCGCTCACCTGATTGGTGCAGATTTAAGAGGGGCTAACCTAGCAGGGGCAGACCTATCGAATGCGAATTTGGAAGGCGCAGATTTAACCGGCGCTAATTTGCAAGATGCGGTCATGATTAGTTCTTTTTTGAATAGTGCCGATCTCAAGTCTGCGAATTTAACTGGGGTTGATTTAACAGAAGCCAATCTCATCCACGCCGATCTACAAGGGGCTGATTTAACGGATGCAGATTTATCGGGCGTCACGCTTCTGGAAACAGATTTACAGCCGGAATTGATTAATCAATAA
- a CDS encoding redoxin domain-containing protein, with amino-acid sequence MSVVSVRLSVGDRIPAFNLPSQTGEYFNIGDFAGKPLVICFFPNPLTPDCIAQAREIQTLLPQLEAIGVNLIGVSPTPVEVLQNFAQTHQIQFKLLSDPKGALCQEYGILYGNAQNQSLTVARQTFVVNIDLRIIKVYNTVDPHQHASQLLEDLQALLATEVPRHITRQAPVLLIPNVFDREFCQHLINIWHTQGNGESGFMRQVNGQTVGLIDHSHKIRRDHFLQNGETKERIRYLFGKRVTPEIWKAYCFNVTRFEDFRIVGYDASRGGYFRPHRDNTTAGTAHRRFAMTINLNAGEYEGGYLRFPEYGPHLYRPDTGSAVVFSCSLLHEATDVTAGLRFALLTFFYGEREAQIRDEYRRRNQGSEDQNQAYQP; translated from the coding sequence ATGAGCGTTGTATCCGTTCGTCTGAGTGTAGGCGATCGCATTCCTGCGTTTAATCTTCCTTCACAAACGGGAGAATACTTCAATATTGGTGACTTTGCGGGCAAACCCTTGGTCATCTGTTTTTTCCCCAATCCTTTAACACCAGACTGTATCGCTCAAGCGCGAGAAATTCAGACGTTATTACCCCAACTCGAAGCCATTGGCGTCAATCTAATTGGCGTTAGCCCGACTCCAGTAGAAGTCCTCCAAAATTTTGCCCAAACGCATCAGATTCAATTTAAGTTACTCTCTGACCCAAAGGGCGCGCTTTGCCAAGAATACGGCATTCTCTACGGCAATGCTCAAAATCAATCTTTAACGGTTGCGCGCCAAACTTTTGTGGTGAATATCGATCTGCGAATTATCAAAGTTTACAATACGGTCGATCCGCACCAGCACGCGTCGCAACTGCTCGAAGATTTACAAGCGCTACTGGCAACTGAAGTGCCGCGCCACATTACGCGCCAAGCCCCCGTTTTACTGATTCCCAACGTCTTCGATCGCGAATTTTGCCAGCATTTAATCAATATTTGGCATACCCAAGGCAATGGCGAATCGGGGTTTATGCGCCAAGTGAACGGTCAAACGGTTGGGTTAATCGACCATAGCCATAAAATTCGCCGCGATCATTTCTTGCAAAACGGCGAAACCAAGGAACGAATTCGCTATTTATTTGGAAAACGGGTAACGCCGGAAATTTGGAAGGCCTATTGTTTTAATGTGACTCGGTTTGAAGATTTCCGAATTGTGGGTTACGATGCCAGCCGGGGGGGATATTTCCGCCCTCACCGGGATAATACCACCGCCGGAACGGCCCATCGTCGCTTTGCAATGACGATCAATTTAAATGCGGGAGAGTACGAAGGCGGTTATTTAAGATTTCCAGAATACGGTCCTCATCTCTATCGGCCAGATACGGGAAGTGCTGTGGTTTTCTCTTGCAGCTTGTTGCACGAAGCAACGGATGTAACGGCGGGATTGCGCTTTGCGTTGCTGACCTTTTTCTATGGGGAAAGAGAAGCACAAATACGGGATGAATATCGCCGGCGCAACCAAGGAAGTGAAGACCAAAATCAAGCCTATCAACCCTAG